The Candidatus Poribacteria bacterium genome includes a window with the following:
- a CDS encoding Gfo/Idh/MocA family oxidoreductase, producing MAEKIKIGVIGCRVGRAWVAGASAGEDTTAWAVADLNQELAQQVAADNDVSKVYGDYQELLADDEVEAVGVATSPDVRKPMVIDALNAGKHVLVQKPHGRNAADVEEINKVAASTGQTLVYSYFMRHEAENKKTRQIIVAGEIGQVYHARVHYHYRERGVNYEPGPGRDWLYRWGLKGGALGQHGSHYLDQAWFLMGCPQPEWAFAVSHSAFPTTLAVEHHSEDYLSFLVGCANGITIQMDTSSVIPTWTDRAWDLRIRILGTAGTIEQESTSQPSGVKRSGTRRLLGGIYTEGDDFIDEYVAHSDGDFNGEIRDFAGAIRGTNPPDVSPTDALTFMKLLDAIYLSAETGEKVQIS from the coding sequence ATGGCAGAGAAAATCAAAATTGGAGTAATCGGGTGCAGAGTTGGTCGGGCGTGGGTAGCGGGTGCAAGTGCGGGCGAAGATACTACCGCTTGGGCGGTGGCAGATCTGAATCAGGAACTCGCTCAGCAGGTTGCTGCCGATAACGATGTCTCCAAAGTGTATGGCGACTATCAGGAATTGCTCGCGGACGACGAAGTGGAAGCGGTTGGGGTTGCCACATCCCCTGATGTGCGGAAGCCGATGGTAATTGATGCGTTGAATGCGGGCAAGCATGTGCTGGTGCAGAAGCCACACGGTCGCAACGCCGCCGATGTGGAGGAGATCAACAAAGTGGCGGCATCCACCGGGCAAACCCTTGTATACTCCTACTTCATGCGGCACGAAGCAGAAAATAAAAAGACCCGTCAAATCATCGTCGCAGGAGAAATCGGGCAGGTATACCACGCACGGGTGCACTATCATTACCGGGAACGCGGGGTCAACTATGAACCGGGACCGGGCAGAGATTGGCTGTATCGGTGGGGGTTAAAGGGTGGTGCGTTGGGTCAACACGGCTCACACTATCTCGATCAGGCGTGGTTTCTGATGGGCTGTCCACAACCCGAATGGGCGTTTGCTGTCAGTCATAGCGCATTTCCAACGACGCTAGCGGTAGAGCATCATTCTGAGGATTACCTCAGTTTTCTGGTTGGGTGTGCCAACGGTATCACGATCCAGATGGACACCTCCTCCGTCATTCCGACATGGACAGACCGTGCATGGGATCTCCGTATACGAATTTTAGGCACGGCTGGCACAATCGAGCAGGAATCTACCTCCCAACCTTCGGGTGTGAAGCGTTCGGGGACACGCCGACTGCTTGGTGGGATCTATACTGAAGGCGACGATTTCATCGACGAATATGTGGCACACAGCGATGGCGATTTCAACGGAGAGATCCGCGATTTCGCTGGCGCAATTCGTGGGACAAACCCGCCCGATGTTTCCCCCACCGATGCGCTGACGTTTATGAAATTGTTGGACGCGATCTATTTGAGCGCGGAGACCGGAGAGAAGGTGCAGATCTCTTAG